Proteins encoded by one window of Clostridium cagae:
- a CDS encoding FliA/WhiG family RNA polymerase sigma factor has product MCNLQDNDVKEQIVKEYIPLVKYIASRIMIGKNKYMEYEDLVSYGIIGLMDAISKFNPEKGMKFSSYASIRIKGAIIDQIRKNRPITKGAMDKLNRYNGAIEALQNKLLREPNILEIAKYLELSLEEVSQIENYINHISMVSLENIIFSDDEEVNLLGIIEDKNSPSPEGELEEKEKLEVLSDAIKLLKEKEQLILNLYYYEKLTLKEIGAILSVSESRVCQLHARSISNLREAMKKLHYID; this is encoded by the coding sequence ATGTGCAATTTACAAGATAACGATGTAAAAGAACAAATAGTAAAAGAATATATCCCTTTAGTTAAATACATAGCTTCTAGGATTATGATTGGTAAAAATAAATATATGGAGTATGAAGATTTAGTTAGTTATGGGATAATAGGACTTATGGATGCTATTAGCAAATTTAATCCTGAAAAAGGAATGAAGTTTTCATCATATGCCTCTATTAGAATAAAAGGAGCTATAATAGATCAAATACGTAAGAATAGGCCTATAACTAAAGGTGCTATGGATAAGTTAAATAGATATAATGGCGCTATTGAAGCTTTGCAAAATAAATTATTAAGAGAACCTAATATTTTAGAAATAGCAAAATATTTAGAATTATCTTTGGAAGAAGTTTCTCAAATAGAAAATTATATTAATCATATATCTATGGTATCTTTAGAAAATATAATTTTTTCAGATGATGAGGAAGTTAATCTTTTAGGAATAATAGAAGATAAAAATAGTCCTAGTCCAGAGGGTGAATTAGAAGAAAAAGAAAAGTTAGAAGTATTATCGGATGCCATTAAATTGTTAAAAGAAAAAGAGCAGTTAATACTTAATTTATATTACTATGAAAAATTAACTCTTAAGGAAATAGGAGCTATATTGTCAGTATCTGAATCAAGAGTATGTCAATTACATGCAAGATCTATTAGTAATTTAAGAGAAGCTATGAAAAAATTACATTACATTGATTAA
- a CDS encoding flagellar basal-body rod protein FlgG, with the protein MIRGFYTAVSGLITLENEQQTVTNNIVNVNNNGYKKNTLTKQSFEDVMITNRQNKVGNRHIPNKLGNLNLGVKVNDVSTIYTQGAFKSTDSNTDFGIDGRGFFTVQRGNERLFTRSGDFKIDQQGYLITGNGDYVLGRNNATGAEEPIYVGKDEFSLDGNNNLQSAAGESTHTLLTADFTEYAPLEKVGDNYYKGDNPVYNAVVNVRQGVLETSNVNPTEELVKLMEIKRQFETNQKFVSMQDETVQKAANEIGSVR; encoded by the coding sequence GTGATAAGAGGTTTTTATACTGCTGTATCTGGCTTAATAACATTAGAAAATGAACAACAAACTGTTACTAATAATATTGTTAATGTTAATAATAACGGTTATAAGAAAAATACTTTAACAAAACAAAGTTTTGAAGATGTTATGATAACTAATAGACAAAATAAAGTTGGAAATAGACATATTCCCAATAAACTTGGTAATTTGAATTTAGGTGTAAAAGTTAATGATGTAAGTACTATATATACGCAAGGTGCTTTTAAATCTACAGATAGCAATACTGATTTTGGGATTGATGGAAGAGGATTTTTTACAGTACAAAGAGGAAATGAACGTTTATTTACAAGAAGTGGTGATTTTAAGATAGATCAACAAGGATATTTAATAACAGGCAATGGAGACTATGTACTAGGAAGAAATAATGCAACCGGTGCAGAAGAACCTATATATGTAGGGAAAGATGAATTTTCTTTAGATGGAAATAATAATCTTCAAAGTGCTGCAGGGGAATCAACACATACATTATTAACAGCAGATTTTACAGAGTATGCACCGTTAGAAAAGGTTGGAGATAATTATTATAAAGGTGACAATCCAGTATATAATGCAGTGGTAAATGTAAGACAAGGTGTACTTGAAACTTCAAATGTTAATCCAACTGAAGAATTAGTAAAACTTATGGAAATAAAACGTCAATTTGAAACTAATCAAAAATTCGTTAGCATGCAAGATGAAACTGTTCAAAAAGCTGCAAATGAAATTGGATCGGTAAGATAG
- a CDS encoding flagellar basal-body rod protein FlgG, translated as MFNIFANAQSGMNAYQEKLDYLSNDLVNTSTTGYKSTDVQFSDLLTESLDRKGTPLVNKDAINGTGVKLGMDYRKDTQGNLLTTGIKTDIAIDGKGYIASVQQDGTIAYTRDGNLKIDSNGTLVDARGNKIYIQYEDGMSEGSPKLSSEDISIDGDGGISTKVDNQYVKVGQIPVFTAIGDKAFVAIGNNYFVASDDAQIALSNDYNIEQGMLEGSNVDTSEIFTDIISTQRAFQLSSKGITTADEVWGMINSMRK; from the coding sequence ATGTTTAATATATTTGCAAATGCCCAAAGTGGTATGAATGCATATCAAGAAAAATTAGATTATCTTTCAAATGATTTAGTAAATACATCAACTACCGGATATAAATCAACAGATGTTCAATTTAGTGATCTTTTAACTGAATCATTAGATAGAAAAGGAACTCCTCTTGTAAATAAAGATGCCATTAATGGTACTGGTGTTAAATTAGGTATGGATTACAGAAAAGATACCCAAGGAAACCTTTTAACTACTGGAATTAAAACTGATATAGCAATAGATGGAAAAGGATACATTGCATCGGTTCAACAGGATGGAACTATAGCATATACTAGGGATGGTAACTTAAAAATTGATAGCAATGGGACATTAGTTGATGCTAGAGGTAATAAAATATACATACAATATGAAGATGGTATGTCAGAAGGAAGTCCTAAATTATCTAGTGAAGATATTTCAATAGATGGTGATGGTGGAATATCAACAAAAGTTGATAATCAATACGTAAAAGTAGGACAAATACCAGTGTTTACTGCAATAGGTGACAAGGCATTTGTTGCTATTGGAAACAATTATTTTGTTGCATCTGATGATGCTCAAATAGCTTTAAGTAATGATTATAATATTGAGCAAGGTATGTTGGAAGGATCCAATGTAGATACTTCTGAGATATTTACAGATATAATAAGTACTCAAAGAGCATTCCAATTAAGTTCTAAAGGTATAACAACTGCTGATGAAGTATGGGGAATGATAAACAGCATGAGAAAGTAA